Proteins from a genomic interval of Geodermatophilus obscurus DSM 43160:
- a CDS encoding IS110 family transposase, with translation MSPAAEVVQRRHRAVIGVDTHKYIHVAVALDEFGGVIDAQRFAADRAGYTQLIDWALGLGRKLTFGIEGTGSYGAGLTAAVRRRDIGVIEVLRTDRRDRRLRGKNDTLDAENAARAVLGGQATAVPESNDGVVEMLRQIKVAKDIAVKARTAAMISLKAVVVNAPPELRETLQPLSKMALIDRCAGLRPGPVTTVAAATKHTLRSIARRWQQLHEEIKAHEVLLTELTGQLVPQLVAAFGIGADTAAELLIVAGDNIDRVRSEAAWARLCGVAPVPASSGLTTRHRLNRGGHRQANAALYRALIVRMQHHEPTRTYVTRRTREGKTKAEIIRCLKRLLARETWALPRPLRTPSRTAPTPA, from the coding sequence ATGAGCCCGGCCGCCGAGGTCGTCCAGCGGCGGCACCGCGCGGTCATCGGCGTCGACACGCACAAGTACATCCATGTCGCGGTCGCCCTCGATGAGTTCGGCGGGGTGATCGACGCCCAGCGCTTCGCCGCCGACCGGGCCGGCTACACCCAGCTGATCGACTGGGCCCTCGGCCTGGGCCGCAAGCTCACCTTCGGCATCGAGGGCACCGGGTCCTACGGTGCCGGGTTGACCGCCGCAGTCCGCCGCCGGGACATCGGCGTGATCGAGGTGCTGCGCACCGACCGCCGCGACCGGCGGCTGCGCGGCAAGAACGACACCCTCGATGCGGAGAACGCCGCCCGCGCCGTGCTCGGCGGACAGGCCACCGCTGTGCCGGAATCCAACGACGGCGTGGTGGAGATGCTCCGCCAGATCAAGGTCGCCAAGGACATCGCGGTCAAGGCCCGCACCGCGGCGATGATCAGCCTCAAGGCCGTCGTGGTGAACGCCCCACCGGAGCTGCGCGAGACCCTGCAGCCGCTGTCGAAGATGGCGCTGATCGACCGCTGCGCCGGCCTGCGCCCCGGCCCGGTGACCACCGTGGCCGCGGCGACCAAGCACACGCTGCGGTCGATCGCCCGACGCTGGCAGCAGCTGCACGAGGAGATCAAGGCCCATGAGGTGCTGCTCACCGAACTCACCGGGCAGCTGGTGCCGCAGCTGGTCGCGGCCTTCGGCATCGGCGCCGACACCGCTGCCGAGCTGCTCATCGTCGCCGGCGACAACATCGACCGGGTCCGCTCCGAAGCGGCCTGGGCCCGGCTCTGCGGAGTCGCCCCCGTCCCCGCGTCCTCCGGCCTAACGACACGGCACCGGCTCAACCGCGGTGGCCACCGCCAGGCCAACGCCGCTCTCTACCGCGCGCTGATCGTGCGCATGCAGCACCACGAACCCACCCGCACCTACGTCACCCGACGAACCCGGGAAGGCAAGACCAAGGCCGAGATCATCCGCTGCCTCAAGCGCCTACTCGCCCGCGAGACCTGGGCCCTCCCCCGCCCGCTCCGGACCCCTTCCCGGACCGCTCCAACCCCAGCTTGA
- a CDS encoding glycosyltransferase family 2 protein: protein MRLLTTPRNSTEAPGTWCCEFELSGDAPSRAVSAPAGQQQARVLVRLHGEPLGYLDLPLPSAGLDVGDLVRRAHAAFAPRIAAHLDQEAIEVEGRPAPAGEGCPNRVDSDGLVTVVVCTRERSAVLAVCLQRLQQLSHRDVEVLVVDNAPSDDSTRRVVEAAAATDPRIRYTREPRPGLSAARNRGLAEARGRHVLYTDDDVSVDLDWVQGVLRGFRRRPDVACVTGLVCTADITSPAEAYFDARAAAWSARTEPRLFDLAAERDGSTLYPYAPGLFGTGANFAFDRDHLRALGGFDEALGAGARTRGGEDIDVFVRVLRSGRAIAYEPAAIVWHHHRADDAALLAQLYGYGTGLSAFVAKYLLSRETRGEVLRRVVAGARRLATIPADTDARLGDQAVRPPGARRRELFGVAVGPLLYLGALRDVRRRAGDVAAAVC, encoded by the coding sequence ATGCGCCTGCTCACGACCCCGCGCAACTCCACCGAGGCACCCGGGACGTGGTGCTGCGAGTTCGAGCTCTCGGGTGACGCACCATCCCGCGCGGTCAGCGCTCCGGCCGGGCAGCAGCAGGCGCGGGTACTCGTCCGTCTGCACGGCGAACCCCTCGGCTACCTGGACCTGCCGCTGCCGAGCGCCGGGCTGGACGTCGGCGACCTGGTGCGCCGCGCGCACGCGGCGTTCGCCCCACGCATCGCCGCCCATCTCGACCAGGAGGCCATCGAGGTCGAGGGGCGGCCGGCACCGGCCGGGGAGGGGTGCCCGAACCGCGTGGACTCCGACGGCCTCGTCACCGTCGTCGTCTGCACCCGCGAGCGCAGCGCCGTCCTCGCCGTGTGCCTGCAGCGCCTCCAACAGCTCTCGCACCGCGACGTCGAGGTCCTGGTGGTCGACAACGCCCCCTCGGACGACAGCACCCGCCGCGTCGTCGAGGCGGCCGCGGCCACCGATCCGCGCATCCGCTACACCCGGGAACCGCGGCCGGGTCTCTCCGCCGCCCGCAACCGCGGCCTGGCCGAGGCGCGGGGGCGCCACGTGCTCTACACCGACGACGACGTCTCCGTCGACCTCGACTGGGTGCAGGGCGTCCTGCGGGGCTTCCGGCGCCGTCCCGACGTCGCCTGTGTGACCGGCCTGGTCTGCACCGCGGACATCACCAGCCCCGCGGAGGCGTACTTCGACGCCCGCGCCGCCGCCTGGTCCGCCCGCACCGAGCCGCGGCTGTTCGACCTCGCCGCGGAGCGGGACGGCTCGACCCTCTACCCGTACGCCCCCGGCCTCTTCGGCACCGGCGCCAACTTCGCCTTCGACCGTGACCACCTACGCGCGCTCGGCGGCTTCGACGAGGCCCTCGGCGCCGGCGCGCGCACCCGCGGCGGCGAGGACATCGACGTCTTCGTGCGCGTCCTGCGCAGCGGCCGCGCGATCGCCTACGAGCCGGCCGCGATCGTCTGGCACCACCACAGGGCCGACGACGCCGCCCTCCTCGCGCAGCTCTACGGCTACGGCACCGGGTTGTCCGCATTCGTCGCCAAGTACCTGCTGTCCCGGGAGACCCGTGGCGAGGTGCTGCGCCGGGTGGTGGCCGGTGCCCGCCGGCTGGCCACCATCCCGGCCGACACCGACGCCCGGTTGGGTGATCAGGCGGTCCGGCCGCCCGGTGCGCGCCGCCGCGAACTGTTCGGTGTGGCCGTGGGCCCGCTGCTGTACCTGGGTGCGCTGCGTGACGTACGCCGCCGAGCTGGGGACGTCGCAGCCGCCGTCTGCTGA